One window of Rissa tridactyla isolate bRisTri1 chromosome 12, bRisTri1.patW.cur.20221130, whole genome shotgun sequence genomic DNA carries:
- the LOC128916595 gene encoding protein-glutamine gamma-glutamyltransferase 6-like: protein CLVSFLALKVADVNWQSKLNKAAHHTADYSSTEAILRRGQAFSITLNLKTTAEPGDNFTFIASTGPSPSESQQTKAVFRLSEESASGWSATREPSEPGCINFTISSPADAVIGRYKLKLQMVSGNHKVSSTLLGQFVLLFNPWCPNDDVYMANEKERREYVLNDSGIIFQGLEKRIQQEAWNYGQFEEGILDISLSILDRSLNHHEDPAVDVSNRNNPIYVSRVISAMVNSNDEKGVVEGKWNGKYRSGTNPLQWSGSVTILRKWYRGRYKPVRYGQCWVFAGVMCTVLRSLGIPTRVITNFNSAHDTNINLSIDKYIDVSGKTLDLSEDSVWNFHVWNESWFIRRDLGSFYDGWQVLDATPQEKSKGIYQCGPASTRAIKEGHVNLDYDSSFVFAAVNADYVTWIHYSKKRKERIYSDTKKIGKFISTKAVGTNSRVDVTANYKYPEGSLKERRVYKKALKLLGVRSTGKKAKITRPGRRPSAALRQPARKPTISGKLILDASPVIGQDILLTLALRNLISDVKTIKVKLRASAILYTRRPKAEILQLSRSIKLGSEEVKEISFKISYSQYKNSLMDDRKILVTAVCKTKPGASLLVEKDIVLQDPFLTIKVLGPAVVHEPVNVQVTFTNPLSEVVTDCVLRAEGSGLLKEQLRINVARMAPMESSTVEFEIIPYKSGTRQLQVDLVCKRFSDIKGFVMLDVAPAQ from the exons TGCCTTGTGTCCTTTCTAGCCCTGAAAGTAGCCGACGTCAACTGGCAATCCAAACTAAACAAAGCTGCACACCATACCGCTGATTACAGCAGCACAGAAGCAATCTTGAGGAGAGGACAGGCCTTCAGCATCACTCTGAACCTCAAAACAACAGCAGAACCTGGGGACAACTTCACCTTTATTGCAAGCACAG GACCATCCCCATCGGAATCACAGCAGACCAAGGCCGTATTCAGGCTTTCCGAGGAGAGTGCCAGCGGCTGGAGTGCAACCCGGGAGCCCAGCGAGCCCGGATGCATCAACTTCACAATATCCAGCCCAGCCGACGCTGTCATCGGACGATACAAACTCAAACTCCAGATGGTTTCTGGGAACCACAAGGTCTCTTCAACACTCCTGGGCCAGTTTGTGCTACTCTTCAATCCCTGGTGTCCAA ATGATGACGTCTATATGGCTAATGAAAAGGAGCGACGGGAGTATGTCCTGAATGACAGTGGAATCATATTTCAGGGATTGGAAAAACGTATTCAACAAGAAGCTTGGAACTATGGACAG TTTGAAGAGGGTATCCTTGATATCTCTCTGTCTATACTGGATCGAAGCCTGAACCACCACGAAGATCCAGCTGTCGATGTATCCAACCGAAACAATCCCATCTACGTGAGCAGGGTTATCAGTGCTATG GTTAACAGCAATGACGAAAAAGGAGTAGTGGAAGGGAAGTGGAACGGAAAGTACCGCTCAGGAACCAACCCCCTGCAGTGGAGCGGCAGCGTGACCATCCTTCGGAAGTGGTACAGGGGGAGATACAAACCTGTCCGGTATGGCCAGTGCTGGGTCTTTGCAGGAGTAATGTGCACAG TTCTGAGATCCTTGGGAATACCTACTCGTGTTATTACAAACTTCAACTCTGCCCATGACACGAATATAAATCTGAGTATTGATAAGTACATTGACGTTTCCGGAAAGACCCTGGACTTGAGTGAAGACAGTGTGTg GAATTTCCACGTCTGGAATGAAAGCTGGTTCATTAGAAGAGATCTTGGCTCTTTTTATGATGGATGGCAGGTTCTGGATGCAACGccccaggaaaaaagcaaag GCATCTATCAGTGTGGTCCTGCCTCCACCAGAGCCATTAAGGAAGGGCATGTGAACCTGGATTATGACAGCTCATTTGTGTTTGCAGCAGTAAACGCTGACTATGTTACTTGGATTCACtatagcaagaaaagaaaagagagaatttaTTCTGATACTAAGAAGATTGGAAAATTTATCAGCACCAAAGCAGTGGGCACCAACTCCCGTGTGGATGTCACTGCTAATTACAAATATCCGGAAG GATCCTTGAAAGAAAGGCGGGTGTATAAAAAAGCACTGAAGCTGCTTGGTGTgagaagcactggaaaaaaagccaaaattacaAGACCTGGAAGACGACCTTCAGCAGCACTGAGACAGCCTGCACGAAAACCCACTATCTCAGGGAAGCTGATCCTTGATGCATCTCCTGTAATCGGCCAGGATATTCTCCTTACGTTGGCACTCAGGAACTTGATCTCAGATGTCAAGACCATAAAGGTTAAACTGAGGGCTTCAGCCATTCTCTACACCAGAAGAccaaaagcagagattttgcaGTTGTCGAGGTCTATTAAACTTGGATCTGAAGAAG TGAAAGAGATTTCATTTAAGATCTCCTACTCCCAGTATAAAAACTCTCTGATGGATGACAGGAAGATCCTAGTGACTGCTGTGTGTAAAACCAAGCCGGGAGCCTCGCTTCTGGTGGAGAAGGATATTGTACTTCAGGATCCTTTTCTCACCATCAAG GTCCTTGGTCCAGCGGTGGTACACGAGCCTGTTAACGTCCAGGTGACATTCACCAACCCCCTGTCTGAGGTGGTGACAGACTGCGTGCTGAGAGCAGAAGGTAGTGGCCTGCTCAAAGAACAACTCAGAATCAA CGTGGCAAGAATGGCCCCCATGGAGAGCTCAACAGTTGAATTTGAAATCATTCCCTACAAGAGCGGAACCAGGCAGCTTCAGGTGGACTTGGTTTGCAAGCGTTTTTCAGACATCAAGGGATTTGTGATGCTTGATGTGGCTCCTGCTCAGTGA